From one Lotus japonicus ecotype B-129 chromosome 3, LjGifu_v1.2 genomic stretch:
- the LOC130748916 gene encoding uncharacterized protein LOC130748916 isoform X1, whose product MDSFLNHLPPLKRHRLIHQHQNQNTPTPSSLLPAKKRKESRNSATSHTNDTVSPSPTVCYPLPTKKRVFALQPHPQNDTVSSFDLNVEYQPSPNRKSHKTSEKPEPKSESIPEPESVLKSESVPEHEFESEPKSESDPKSVSEPEPEQLQQNQHEHAIDDDGDGDEEDGILCCVCQSTDGDAEDPIVFCDGCDLMVHASCYGNPLSTSIPDGDWFCERCRFGDQNSECQLCPVKEGAMKRTTEGMWAHVVCALIVPEVFFADPEGRDGIDCSRVPKKRWSEKCYVCGCGGGCAVVCSEPKCGLAFHASCAMKEELCIEYKQDRKGATIVAGFCKTHSLLWEKQQLSGKYKIVAVEDKK is encoded by the exons ATGGATTCATTCCTCAACCACCTACCTCCCCTCAAGAGACACAGACTCATCCACCAACACCAAAACCAAAACACTCCAACCCCATCCTCACTCTTACCTGCAAAAAAACGCAAAGAGTCTCGAAACTCCGCCACTTCCCACACCAACGACACCGTTTCACCATCTCCCACTGTTTGTTATCCCCTACCCACTAAGAAAAGGGTCTTCGCCCTCCAACCTCATCCCCAAAACGACACCGTTTCGAGCTTTGACCTCAACGTCGAATACCAACCCTCTCCCAATCGCAAATCGCACAAAACTTCTGAAAAACCCGAACCAAAATCTGAATCCATACCCGAACCTGAATCCGTTCTGAAATCTGAATCCGTGCCCGAACACGAGTTTGAATCCGAACCAAAATCTGAATCCGATCCTAAATCCGTATCCGAACCCGAACCTGAACAACTGCAGCAAAATCAGCACGAACACGCGATCGACGACGATGGCGACGGTGATGAAGAAGACGGGATTCTATGCTGTGTATGCCAGAGCACTGACGGCGATGCTGAAGATCCGATCGTTTTCTGCGACGGATGCGATCTCATGGTGCACGCGTCCTGCTACGGGAACCCGCTGTCAACTTCGATCCCCGACGGCGACTGGTTCTGCGAACGGTGCCGATTCGGGGACCAAAACAGCGAGTGCCAGTTGTGTCCGGTGAAGGAGGGAGCGATGAAGCGGACGACGGAGGGAATGTGGGCCCATGTGGTGTGCGCGCTGATTGTGCCGGAGGTTTTCTTCGCTGACCCGGAAGGGAGGGATGGGATCGATTGCTCTAGGGTTCCGAAGAAGCGGTGGTCGGAGAAGTGCTATGTGTGTGGGTGCGGTGGTGGGTGTGCGGTGGTGTGCTCGGAGCCCAAGTGTGGGTTGGCTTTTCATGCTAGTTGTGCGATGAAGGAGGAGCTTTGTATTGAGTATAAGCAGGATAGAAAGGGTGCTACCATTGTTGCTGGGTTCTGTAAAACCCATAGTCTTCTGTGGGAGAAG CAACAGCTATCCGGGAAATACAAAATTGTTGCAGTTGAAGATAAAAAGTAG
- the LOC130748916 gene encoding uncharacterized protein LOC130748916 isoform X2 — translation MDSFLNHLPPLKRHRLIHQHQNQNTPTPSSLLPAKKRKESRNSATSHTNDTVSPSPTVCYPLPTKKRVFALQPHPQNDTVSSFDLNVEYQPSPNRKSHKTSEKPEPKSESIPEPESVLKSESVPEHEFESEPKSESDPKSVSEPEPEQLQQNQHEHAIDDDGDGDEEDGILCCVCQSTDGDAEDPIVFCDGCDLMVHASCYGNPLSTSIPDGDWFCERCRFGDQNSECQLCPVKEGAMKRTTEGMWAHVVCALIVPEVFFADPEGRDGIDCSRVPKKRWSEKCYVCGCGGGCAVVCSEPKCGLAFHASCAMKEELCIEYKQDRKGATIVAGFCKTHSLLWEKLSGKYKIVAVEDKK, via the exons ATGGATTCATTCCTCAACCACCTACCTCCCCTCAAGAGACACAGACTCATCCACCAACACCAAAACCAAAACACTCCAACCCCATCCTCACTCTTACCTGCAAAAAAACGCAAAGAGTCTCGAAACTCCGCCACTTCCCACACCAACGACACCGTTTCACCATCTCCCACTGTTTGTTATCCCCTACCCACTAAGAAAAGGGTCTTCGCCCTCCAACCTCATCCCCAAAACGACACCGTTTCGAGCTTTGACCTCAACGTCGAATACCAACCCTCTCCCAATCGCAAATCGCACAAAACTTCTGAAAAACCCGAACCAAAATCTGAATCCATACCCGAACCTGAATCCGTTCTGAAATCTGAATCCGTGCCCGAACACGAGTTTGAATCCGAACCAAAATCTGAATCCGATCCTAAATCCGTATCCGAACCCGAACCTGAACAACTGCAGCAAAATCAGCACGAACACGCGATCGACGACGATGGCGACGGTGATGAAGAAGACGGGATTCTATGCTGTGTATGCCAGAGCACTGACGGCGATGCTGAAGATCCGATCGTTTTCTGCGACGGATGCGATCTCATGGTGCACGCGTCCTGCTACGGGAACCCGCTGTCAACTTCGATCCCCGACGGCGACTGGTTCTGCGAACGGTGCCGATTCGGGGACCAAAACAGCGAGTGCCAGTTGTGTCCGGTGAAGGAGGGAGCGATGAAGCGGACGACGGAGGGAATGTGGGCCCATGTGGTGTGCGCGCTGATTGTGCCGGAGGTTTTCTTCGCTGACCCGGAAGGGAGGGATGGGATCGATTGCTCTAGGGTTCCGAAGAAGCGGTGGTCGGAGAAGTGCTATGTGTGTGGGTGCGGTGGTGGGTGTGCGGTGGTGTGCTCGGAGCCCAAGTGTGGGTTGGCTTTTCATGCTAGTTGTGCGATGAAGGAGGAGCTTTGTATTGAGTATAAGCAGGATAGAAAGGGTGCTACCATTGTTGCTGGGTTCTGTAAAACCCATAGTCTTCTGTGGGAGAAG CTATCCGGGAAATACAAAATTGTTGCAGTTGAAGATAAAAAGTAG
- the LOC130748635 gene encoding uncharacterized protein LOC130748635 yields MEALWDLEDKLKFSTLGAILLLACACIALVCLCSVIALKRKACNNKIVHQEGAIEENETHSTNNATATATAIATATTTSTEWSEPSCGWISVKRVLTGSMVWSKARKLEENIGWQRERGSPLLGLQRLHGLESGWQSHNSTSAVWQRPILRGERCELPSFSGLILYDDKGRLLHDLENETHCKEISISTQENGEITVRTTLRDLL; encoded by the coding sequence ATGGAAGCTTTGTGGGATTTGGAAGACAAATTGAAGTTCTCAACACTAGGTGCTATTCTTCTACTAGCTTGTGCATGCATTGCACTTGTTTGCCTTTGCAGTGTAATTGCACTTAAAAGGAAGGCCTGTAATAATAAGATTGTGCACCAAGAGGGTGCTATAGAAGAGAATGAGACTCATAGCACAAATAATGCTACTGCTACTGCTACTGCTATTGCTACTGCTACTACTACGTCTACAGAATGGTCGGAACCGAGTTGTGGGTGGATTTCAGTGAAGAGGGTGCTGACGGGGTCAATGGTGTGGAGCAAGGCACGCAAATTGGAAGAGAACATTGGATGGCAGAGGGAGAGGGGATCCCCATTGCTTGGCTTACAAAGGCTACATGGTCTTGAAAGTGGATGGCAAAGTCATAACTCAACATCAGCAGTGTGGCAAAGACCAATACTGAGAGGGGAGAGGTGTGAGCTACCAAGTTTTAGTGGCCTCATTCTCTATGATGATAAAGGAAGGCTGCTTCATGATTTAGAGAATGAGACACACTGCAAGgaaatttcaatttcaacaCAG